The proteins below are encoded in one region of Effusibacillus dendaii:
- a CDS encoding NfeD family protein has product MLTHPVIIPILLSIGLIGLVVEVLIPGVILPGVIGIASFAVFFIGQILAGYSGWEPILLFLLGIVLLVIEIFVTSFGILSVAGIASIGGSVAFAVADAKYGVQSFFLALILAGVATWITVKRFRNRGVWNKLILKQQLTKEEGYLPTKSYEFLLHREGTALTPLRPAGKVVIDGERFDVVTEGGFVEKGDSVVVIHVEGVRIVVRPASRQEGAAAPSV; this is encoded by the coding sequence ATGCTCACCCATCCCGTGATCATTCCGATTCTTCTTTCAATTGGCCTTATCGGGCTGGTGGTGGAAGTGCTAATCCCGGGGGTTATCCTGCCAGGTGTAATTGGAATTGCATCGTTTGCGGTGTTTTTTATCGGCCAGATCCTTGCGGGTTACTCCGGTTGGGAACCGATACTGCTGTTTTTATTGGGAATCGTCTTATTGGTGATTGAAATTTTTGTTACCTCCTTTGGCATCCTGTCGGTGGCCGGAATCGCCTCAATCGGAGGCAGTGTGGCATTCGCTGTGGCAGATGCCAAATACGGAGTACAGTCTTTTTTTCTGGCTCTTATACTGGCTGGCGTTGCCACCTGGATTACCGTTAAGCGGTTCAGGAACCGGGGGGTGTGGAATAAGTTGATTTTAAAGCAGCAGTTGACGAAGGAAGAAGGCTATTTGCCTACCAAAAGTTACGAGTTTCTGCTGCATAGGGAAGGAACGGCGCTTACACCCCTGCGCCCTGCCGGTAAGGTGGTTATCGATGGGGAACGGTTTGATGTGGTAACGGAAGGCGGTTTTGTTGAAAAAGGGGATTCGGTTGTCGTTATCCATGTTGAAGGGGTGCGAATTGTAGTTCGTCCTGCTTCCAGGCAGGAGGGCGCGGCCGCTCCGTCAGTTTGA
- a CDS encoding GatB/YqeY domain-containing protein gives MSLVERLDADMKQAMKDKDKVRLSTIRLVRTAIKNAEIDQRKTLTDEDILVLLNRELKQRRDSLQAFQDAGRSDLVDQVKQEITVIEGYMPAQLSEDEIREIVLASIAEVGAVSKKDMGKVMSVLMPKLQGRADGKLVNQLVQSQLS, from the coding sequence GTGAGCTTGGTCGAACGGTTAGATGCTGATATGAAACAGGCGATGAAGGACAAGGATAAAGTTCGCTTGTCTACCATTCGCTTAGTTCGTACAGCTATCAAAAATGCGGAAATTGATCAACGGAAAACACTCACGGATGAGGATATTCTCGTGCTCTTAAACCGGGAATTGAAACAACGGCGTGATTCCCTCCAAGCTTTTCAAGACGCCGGTCGCTCCGATTTGGTTGATCAAGTGAAGCAAGAAATTACGGTAATTGAGGGCTATATGCCCGCCCAACTGAGTGAAGATGAGATTCGAGAGATAGTTCTGGCTTCCATTGCGGAGGTTGGTGCCGTTTCAAAAAAGGATATGGGAAAAGTGATGTCTGTTCTGATGCCGAAGCTGCAAGGGCGAGCGGATGGCAAACTGGTAAACCAATTGGTGCAGTCTCAACTTTCCTGA
- the rpsU gene encoding 30S ribosomal protein S21 translates to MSEVRVRKNESLDSALRRFKRATAKDGILAEIKKRKHYEKPSVARKKKSEAARKKKKY, encoded by the coding sequence GTGTCTGAAGTTCGGGTTCGCAAAAATGAATCTTTGGACAGTGCACTTCGTCGTTTTAAACGGGCCACTGCAAAAGACGGCATCCTTGCTGAGATCAAAAAGCGTAAACACTACGAGAAACCAAGTGTTGCTCGGAAGAAAAAGTCCGAGGCCGCTCGCAAGAAAAAGAAATACTAA